Below is a window of Hydrogenimonas sp. DNA.
CTCCGAAGTTCAATTCGGAAGTTACTTCATACCTGTCTCGTAACTTGTTGTACAGGGTGGTTATAAACTCTTTTAATTCAACCTGTTTCCCGGTACCCACATCGAACTCTTTGAAAGATTCTTGAAAAGAACCCGATTTTTCCAAAACCGTCATATAAGCGTTCACGACATCATCGATATAGATGAAATCTCTTTTCTGCTTTCCTTCTGTAAGGCCAATTTTCCCTTTATTATTTAAAATCTGCTCCATCAGCCAAGTTACAAATTTTGTTTTATCATCTTTCGGTCCATACATATGCTCAATTTTAAAATTTATAACTTTGATTTTGTCACTAAAAAACTTCAACCACTCTACAAACTGTTTTTTTGATAATGCATAATGATTTAAATATTTGTATGACAACGTATCTGTATTAAAAAAAGTATCTGTATTAAAAAATACTGCTGTCTCCAAAAGCTTCAATGAAAACATTAGATTTGTGTCAATTACTTCATAGATAGTCTCACCGCTTCTACCATAGCTTGCAACAGTGTGAATGACACAATCTATTTTTTGCTCTTTAAAAGGGAGACTTATGTCTTCTAGGTCGATATTATAGGTTTTTACTTTGCCCAGAAGGTGCTCAATGCGCCAAGTGTCTGAAAAACTTCTTTTTAAAACTATAACATTATAGTTCTCTTCTACCAGTTTTTCCAAAAGGTGACTTCCCAAAAAGCCTGTTGCTCCGGTTAAAAGTATTGTCATGCAAGTGTCCATTCAATCTTTTTCGCTTTGGCGTCTGAAATAAATGCTTCCAAATCGAGTTGGGTAAGTAGAATGCCTTTTTCATAAAACTCTTTATACCAAGTGGTAGTCGTCTCAAATATCCTTTGGTTATCCCATACATTTTGCCATTTTAGTTTGGTATAAGCCTTCGAACAGTCCAACTTTAGAAGATTTGCTTCATGTGGATGATTGAAATCTGTATCAATAACATATTCAACTTTATCCCAATAAGTTTTTATATTTTTCACAACCTCTTCAACTGTTATGGATCCAGCGTCTGCAGGACCGAAGTTCCAGCCTTCAGCAAACTCTTTTTGTCCTTCCAATAGCTTTTGTCCAATATGCAGGTATCCGCTTAACGGTTCCAGAACATGCTGCCATGGCCTTGTTGCATTCGGATTTCGCAGTATCGTTTTTTCCCCTTTGCTTGCTGCCGTCATTATATCTGTGACAAGTCTATCCTGTGCCCAGTCTCCTCCGCCTATTACATTACCTGCTCTACATGAGGCAAGTAATGTATTGTGACTTTTTCCATAATCATCCAGATTGAAATAGGAGTTTCTATAGCTTGAAGTTAATATTTCGGCACACCCTTTGGAGGAGCTGTAGGGGTCATGTCCGCCCATGGGGTCATTTTCTCTATAGCCCCATACCCATTCTCTATTGTCATATGCTTTATCGCTTGTAATATTTACGATGGCTTTAACTTGAGCCTTTCTGCACGCTTCGAATACTTTTAGTGTGCCAATCACATTGGTTTCATATGTTTCAACAGGCTTTTCATATGATAATCTAACAAGAGGTTGGGCAGCCAAATGAAAAACTATTTCCGGCCTGTATTCTTGAAATACATCATCAAGCCTTCGTTGGTCTCTAATGTCACCAATTACAGAAATCATATTTAAGTCAAGGAGTGTAAAGTGGTTTGGATTCGAAGATGGTTCCAGAGAGTATCCGATAACATTGGCCCCCATTTGCTTCAGCCAGTAGACAAGCCAAGAACCTTTGAAACCGGTATGTCCTGTTACAAGTACTGTTCGGTTCCTGTAAACGCTGTTAAACAGGCTTGTCATTGCCATACCTTCCAAGGTGCGTTGTTGTCCTCCCACATTTTTTGTAATTGCTGTTTGTCTCTTAGGGTATCCATAGGCTTCCAAAAGCCTTCATGTTTAAATGTGAATATCTCTCCATCTTTTGCGAGATTTTGCAGTGGCTCCTGTTCAAAGACTGTGGAGTCTCCATCTGTTATATAGTCAAATACTATTGGTTCGCAAACAAAAAAACCGGCATTGATCCAGCCTCCGTCCCCTTTTGGCTTTTCTAGAAAATTCACAACTTGACCTTTTTCTGTAATATCTAGTGCCCCAAAGCGACCTTCCGGTTGAACTGATGTCATTGTCATGGCTTTTTTATGAGACTTGTGAAAATCTACCAGTTTTTTTATGTTTATGTCTGATACGCCATCACCATACGTTAGCATAAAAGTTTCATTTCCAATGAAGTTTTGGGCACGCTTTATGCGACCGCCGGTCATGGTATTTATACCTGTATCCAAAAGAGTGATTTTCCACGGTTCACTTGAGCTGTTTAAAATCTCCATCTGACCTGTTGTTATATCTATGGTCACATCGCTTTGATGTAAAAAATAGTTTGCAAAATATTCTTTAATAAAGTACCCTTTATAACCCAGTAAAATTACAAAATCATTAAAGCCATAGTGTGAGTATATTTTCATAATGTGCCAGAGTATTGGTTTGCTGCCAATTTCAACCATTGGCTTAGGACGAACATCGGTTTCTTCGCTAAGCCTTGTACCGTACCCACCGGCTAATAATAAAACCTTCATTAATTTTACTCTCCTTTTTCAAGAATTTTTCGTAGGTCAAGGCTAGTTCAGGAGTTATTTCATAGAAAATTTCAACAACTTTTTTAATAATCTTCAATACTGTAATTGAGCCTAAACTCACACTCTACAAGAGGTAAGTCATGAACTCCTCCGAACTTTACCAATCGCATTTTAACATAGCTATATAAAGATTCTATTCAGATAAAACCTGCCTCAATAGACTGAAAATAGTTTCATAATAACTCTATGAACTTCTTCTCTGAAATAAAGAAGCTGTAGACATACTTGTTTTTCATCGGCATAATGGTACTTTCTTGATACTTTATACCTTGTTAAGCTGTCTTGAGGTAGAACCTTTATTGTATGATGTCACTCCATTTTAATGCCGTTCCTAACTTTAGATGCCTTTTAGCGCGTCGTTTTAGGACCAAGTTTAGATATTTCGGATGCAAACCATACCCTGGCCTTACCGAACGCACATTTTTTTCAGTTATGATATCTCCTGCTTTTATATCTTCCGCCACGTATAGACTTCTGGCGAACTGCCTGCTTTTTCTTTTTTTCTCGGTCATGGAGTAGTCCACTCTCCCGAGCATCTTTTCCGTGTCTCTGACCGCTTTGACCATCTGTGCGAACTCATCCTTGTCCAGCGAAAACTCCGCATCGGGGCCGCCGATGCTTTTGTCTAGAATGAAATGCTTCTCTATGACTTTGGCGCCCAGTGTAACCGCCGCTACCGGGGCGGTAATGCCCAGCGTATGGTCTGAAAAGCCTGCGATAACCCCAAAGGTTTCCGCTAAGTTCGGAATCGTCTTCAGGTTTGCCTCTTCAAGCGGCGCCGGGTAGGCGCTGGTGCATTTGAGCAGAACGATATCGTTGTTTCCTTCGCTTCGGCAGATATCGACCGCATCCTGGATCTCTCCTATGGTCGCTATACCTGTGGAGATGATCATCGGCCGTCCTTTGGATGCGGCATAGCGGATCAGCTCGTAGTCGGTGATCTCGAACGAAGCGATCTTGTATGCGCTTGGGTTGAACCGCTCCAAAAAATCTACTGCACTTTTGTCGAATGGCGAAGAGAAAATGTCTATGCCGATCTCTCTGGCATAGGTGAAGAGCTCTTCGTGCCACTCCCACGGAAGATATGCCTCTTTGTAGAGATCGTAGAGTTTTTTACCGTCCCAAAGAGTTCCGCCTTCGATGATGAAATCTTCTTTGTCGCTGTCAAGAGTCAGGGTGTCTGCAGTGTAGGTCTGCAGTTTGACAGCATCTGCTCCAGCCTCTTT
It encodes the following:
- a CDS encoding UDP-glucose 4-epimerase; this translates as MTILLTGATGFLGSHLLEKLVEENYNVIVLKRSFSDTWRIEHLLGKVKTYNIDLEDISLPFKEQKIDCVIHTVASYGRSGETIYEVIDTNLMFSLKLLETAVFFNTDTFFNTDTLSYKYLNHYALSKKQFVEWLKFFSDKIKVINFKIEHMYGPKDDKTKFVTWLMEQILNNKGKIGLTEGKQKRDFIYIDDVVNAYMTVLEKSGSFQESFKEFDVGTGKQVELKEFITTLYNKLRDRYEVTSELNFGAIPYRKGEFMEINEDIEPLFNLGWKPRFSIEEGIAKTIEGLEHE
- a CDS encoding similar to CDP-glucose 4,6-dehydratase; this encodes MTSLFNSVYRNRTVLVTGHTGFKGSWLVYWLKQMGANVIGYSLEPSSNPNHFTLLDLNMISVIGDIRDQRRLDDVFQEYRPEIVFHLAAQPLVRLSYEKPVETYETNVIGTLKVFEACRKAQVKAIVNITSDKAYDNREWVWGYRENDPMGGHDPYSSSKGCAEILTSSYRNSYFNLDDYGKSHNTLLASCRAGNVIGGGDWAQDRLVTDIMTAASKGEKTILRNPNATRPWQHVLEPLSGYLHIGQKLLEGQKEFAEGWNFGPADAGSITVEEVVKNIKTYWDKVEYVIDTDFNHPHEANLLKLDCSKAYTKLKWQNVWDNQRIFETTTTWYKEFYEKGILLTQLDLEAFISDAKAKKIEWTLA
- a CDS encoding glucose-1-phosphate cytidylyltransferase gives rise to the protein MKVLLLAGGYGTRLSEETDVRPKPMVEIGSKPILWHIMKIYSHYGFNDFVILLGYKGYFIKEYFANYFLHQSDVTIDITTGQMEILNSSSEPWKITLLDTGINTMTGGRIKRAQNFIGNETFMLTYGDGVSDINIKKLVDFHKSHKKAMTMTSVQPEGRFGALDITEKGQVVNFLEKPKGDGGWINAGFFVCEPIVFDYITDGDSTVFEQEPLQNLAKDGEIFTFKHEGFWKPMDTLRDKQQLQKMWEDNNAPWKVWQ
- a CDS encoding N-acetylneuraminate synthase, with amino-acid sequence MKIGNFALKSDRTFIIAELSANHGGKIEIAKESIKAAKEAGADAVKLQTYTADTLTLDSDKEDFIIEGGTLWDGKKLYDLYKEAYLPWEWHEELFTYAREIGIDIFSSPFDKSAVDFLERFNPSAYKIASFEITDYELIRYAASKGRPMIISTGIATIGEIQDAVDICRSEGNNDIVLLKCTSAYPAPLEEANLKTIPNLAETFGVIAGFSDHTLGITAPVAAVTLGAKVIEKHFILDKSIGGPDAEFSLDKDEFAQMVKAVRDTEKMLGRVDYSMTEKKRKSRQFARSLYVAEDIKAGDIITEKNVRSVRPGYGLHPKYLNLVLKRRAKRHLKLGTALKWSDIIQ